In Variovorax paradoxus, a single genomic region encodes these proteins:
- a CDS encoding low molecular weight protein tyrosine phosphatase family protein, with translation MPEEPSTSPVRNVLFICSRNQWRSPTAEQIWRRHPLIRARSAGTSPNARHTVSVDDIEWADVILAMEEKHKSRLVAEFKRMLEGKPIHVLDIPDEYKYMDPELVEELERSVASIPQID, from the coding sequence ATGCCCGAAGAACCATCGACGTCGCCCGTTCGCAACGTGCTCTTCATCTGCAGCCGCAACCAGTGGCGCAGCCCCACAGCGGAGCAGATCTGGCGGCGGCACCCGCTGATCCGCGCACGCTCCGCCGGCACCAGCCCGAATGCGCGGCACACGGTGTCCGTGGACGACATCGAATGGGCCGACGTCATCCTCGCGATGGAAGAAAAGCACAAGTCGCGGCTGGTGGCCGAGTTCAAGCGAATGCTGGAAGGCAAGCCGATCCACGTGCTCGACATTCCGGACGAGTACAAATACATGGACCCTGAGCTCGTCGAGGAGCTCGAGCGGTCGGTTGCGTCGATTCCTCAAATCGACTGA